In Funiculus sociatus GB2-C1, the following proteins share a genomic window:
- a CDS encoding STAS domain-containing protein, with protein MSPVVKIVQPSGILDGMKAGQFRQEISDIVENGADIVLIDFKDVTFMDSSGLGALVLALKTVRASGGKLFICSINEQVKMLFELTSMDRVFEIFANRDDFSNQVTS; from the coding sequence ATGAGTCCTGTTGTTAAAATTGTTCAACCCTCTGGAATTTTAGACGGTATGAAAGCGGGTCAGTTTCGTCAAGAAATTAGCGATATTGTGGAAAATGGAGCCGATATTGTGCTAATTGATTTTAAGGATGTTACCTTTATGGATAGTTCTGGGTTAGGGGCGCTGGTTCTAGCTCTCAAAACTGTTCGAGCTTCTGGTGGAAAACTCTTTATTTGCTCTATCAATGAGCAAGTAAAAATGTTGTTTGAACTCACCAGTATGGATCGTGTGTTTGAAATCTTTGCTAATCGAGACGACTTTTCTAACCAAGTTACTTCATAG
- a CDS encoding EAL domain-containing protein — translation MEQFCHVLVIEDPKGRRTVSFEASTYSIGRDRSNSVVLNSRLISRHHATLFRVKNPVNGDYLYWIIDGDLQGNLSTNGLVVNGRRCFAHELKHEDMIIFGGIIKASYRIVPKLSKAELLNYGKQVDFSTFPACSSTLFQPISASNLKVAKLSESALVRLASFPELLPNPIVEINLSGIITYINPAALIKFPDIQEATKQHPLIGDLIAKLQKSKGKVFVRELQIGSEVFEQYVHYIAENELIRSYVFDITERKGAEEVLKTQALVLESMAEGVNVSDENGIIFFTNPAFEAMFGYERGELIGKPVSILSAHPPEDNTQIYGDFVEQLQAQSSGFGEFFNRRKDGSVFTTYARISTLEIGDKKYWVCVQEDITERKAAEAMIQYQAFHDLLTGLPNRTLFNKKLLQALADARYRQYSLAVMFIDMDRFKTINDTLGHAVGDRLLQLFAERMANCLRDNDTVARWGGDEFTLLLPHINDPKDAAKIAQRILDALKPAFSLEGHQLHMSSSIGIALYPQDGEDPETLLRNADISLYRAKEQGRNNYRFYVPAMNSQACELLTLENRLHHALREGEFVIYYQPQVNIKTGEIIAMEALLRWNHPTLGLVSPKKFIPLAEENGLIIPIGEWVLRTACAQNKAWQKVGFSPLRMAVNLSARQFQQPNLVAMVRQVLAETGLSPHFLELEITESTIMQNVDKGREWVRDLYAMGVHISMDDFGTGYSSLGYLKKFPFHTLKIDQSFVRDLRDEPEDTAIISAVIALGRGLNLRVVAEGVETHQQMELLQSLQCEEMQGYWFSMPLEVDDATNFLNTYRMKSKLPGHGDNKKKSENAACQYLNCCA, via the coding sequence TTGGAACAATTTTGTCATGTTTTGGTAATTGAAGATCCAAAAGGTAGACGTACAGTTTCCTTTGAAGCTAGTACCTATTCAATAGGTCGCGATCGCAGCAACTCGGTAGTTTTGAACTCTCGACTAATTTCTCGCCATCATGCTACTTTGTTCCGAGTTAAAAATCCAGTAAATGGCGATTATTTATATTGGATAATAGACGGAGACTTACAAGGTAATCTTAGCACAAATGGGCTAGTTGTCAATGGGCGACGTTGCTTTGCTCACGAATTAAAGCATGAGGATATGATCATATTTGGAGGGATTATTAAGGCAAGCTATCGGATAGTACCTAAATTATCAAAGGCAGAATTACTAAATTATGGCAAACAAGTAGATTTTTCTACTTTTCCAGCCTGCTCAAGCACTCTCTTTCAACCGATATCAGCATCAAATCTCAAGGTTGCCAAATTAAGTGAATCGGCTCTAGTTAGATTAGCTTCTTTTCCGGAACTACTACCCAATCCTATTGTAGAAATTAATTTATCAGGGATAATTACATATATAAATCCAGCGGCACTAATAAAATTTCCCGATATTCAAGAGGCTACAAAACAGCATCCGCTGATCGGAGATTTAATAGCAAAGCTTCAAAAAAGTAAAGGGAAAGTTTTTGTTCGGGAACTGCAAATTGGTAGTGAAGTATTTGAACAATATGTACACTACATTGCTGAAAACGAGCTAATTAGAAGTTACGTTTTTGATATCACTGAGCGCAAGGGGGCAGAGGAAGTATTAAAAACGCAGGCTTTAGTGCTTGAGAGCATGGCAGAAGGTGTCAACGTCTCTGACGAAAATGGCATTATCTTCTTTACTAATCCAGCATTTGAAGCAATGTTCGGATATGAGCGAGGGGAGTTGATTGGCAAACCTGTATCGATTTTAAGCGCCCATCCACCGGAAGACAATACTCAAATATATGGCGATTTCGTCGAACAATTACAGGCTCAAAGTTCTGGATTTGGAGAGTTTTTTAACCGCAGGAAGGACGGCTCTGTGTTCACCACCTATGCCCGGATCAGCACCTTAGAAATCGGGGATAAGAAATATTGGGTTTGCGTCCAAGAAGACATTACTGAACGCAAAGCTGCTGAGGCAATGATCCAATATCAAGCTTTTCATGACCTCCTCACAGGTTTGCCAAACCGAACGCTATTTAATAAAAAACTTCTTCAGGCACTAGCAGATGCACGTTATCGGCAATACAGTTTGGCTGTCATGTTTATCGATATGGATCGCTTTAAGACCATTAACGATACACTGGGACACGCTGTGGGCGATCGCTTATTACAACTCTTTGCAGAACGAATGGCAAACTGTCTGCGGGATAATGACACTGTTGCCCGTTGGGGAGGCGATGAATTCACCCTGCTACTGCCCCACATCAACGATCCAAAAGATGCCGCCAAGATTGCCCAACGCATTTTAGATGCTTTGAAACCTGCTTTTAGCCTGGAGGGACACCAACTTCATATGAGCAGCAGCATCGGCATCGCTCTTTATCCCCAGGATGGAGAAGATCCCGAAACTCTCTTAAGAAACGCCGATATTTCCTTATACCGCGCCAAGGAACAGGGCAGAAATAACTACCGATTTTATGTCCCAGCAATGAATTCTCAAGCTTGTGAATTATTAACGCTGGAAAATCGGCTGCACCATGCTCTCAGAGAGGGAGAGTTTGTTATTTACTACCAACCTCAAGTAAATATCAAGACGGGAGAGATTATCGCGATGGAAGCTCTTTTGCGTTGGAATCACCCGACTCTAGGACTCGTCTCTCCGAAAAAATTTATTCCCCTGGCTGAAGAAAACGGATTAATCATACCCATTGGTGAATGGGTATTGCGGACTGCTTGCGCTCAAAATAAAGCTTGGCAAAAAGTAGGTTTCTCACCGCTAAGGATGGCAGTTAACCTCTCAGCTAGACAGTTCCAACAACCAAATCTAGTAGCAATGGTGAGGCAGGTGTTAGCAGAAACAGGACTTTCGCCTCACTTTCTGGAGTTGGAAATTACAGAAAGCACTATCATGCAGAATGTGGACAAAGGGCGGGAATGGGTGCGCGATCTGTACGCGATGGGAGTTCACATCAGTATGGATGATTTTGGGACAGGCTATTCTTCTCTGGGTTATTTAAAGAAATTTCCGTTCCATACGCTCAAAATCGATCAATCTTTTGTGCGCGATTTGCGTGATGAACCGGAGGATACAGCGATTATTTCAGCTGTGATTGCATTAGGACGTGGTTTGAATCTCCGGGTAGTGGCTGAAGGTGTGGAAACTCATCAGCAAATGGAATTATTGCAAAGTCTCCAGTGCGAGGAAATGCAAGGTTACTGGTTCAGTATGCCCCTAGAGGTGGACGATGCCACAAACTTCCTGAATACCTATAGGATGAAATCCAAACTTCCAGGGCATGGGGATAATAAAAAAAAATCTGAAAATGCAGCTTGCCAATACCTGAACTGTTGTGCATAA
- the crtO gene encoding beta-carotene ketolase CrtO — MQEYDVVIIGAGHNGLVCAAYLLKAGYSVLLLEKRSIPGGGATTEEILPEEAPGFKFNLCSIDHEFIHLGPVVEELELTKYGLEYLYCDPVVFCPHPDGKYFLGHKSVEKTCAEIARYNERDAKKYAEYTDYWQRLIGAMIPMFNAPPKSIIDIAGNYDLKKIKDLFSVLGGPNKTLDLIRNMITSPEDILNEWFDSEFLKAPLARLAAELGAPPSQKTISVGAIMMAMRHDPGMARPKGGSGALVDALLKLVHSKGGVVLTDQTVERVLVDDGRAVGVRVAGGTEYRAKRGVISNIDARRLFLRLMDEADVDDADPNLRDRLERKIVNNNETILKIDCALSEPLRFEHHNHQDEYLIGSVLIADSVRQVEIAHSQASIGNIPDSDPSMYVVVPTVRDPSMAPEGKHTLWIEFFAPYQIAGAEGTGHNGTGWTDDLKNKVADRVLDKLAEYSPNLKHSIIARAVESPAELGERLGAYKGNYYHIDMTLDQMIFFRPLPELANYKTPIEGLFLSGAGTHPGGSVSGMPGRNCARVFLHTQQPFTQTLKDAGNSIRSTVESVFKISSDT; from the coding sequence ATGCAAGAGTACGATGTCGTTATTATTGGTGCTGGTCACAATGGGTTAGTGTGTGCTGCATATCTTCTAAAAGCAGGGTACAGCGTCCTGCTGTTGGAGAAGCGTTCAATTCCCGGTGGCGGCGCGACAACTGAAGAAATTTTACCTGAAGAGGCACCAGGTTTTAAGTTCAATCTCTGCTCAATTGACCACGAGTTCATTCACTTGGGGCCAGTAGTTGAAGAGTTAGAACTTACTAAATATGGCTTGGAATATCTTTATTGCGATCCAGTAGTTTTTTGTCCCCACCCGGACGGCAAATACTTTTTAGGCCACAAGTCAGTAGAAAAAACTTGTGCGGAAATTGCCCGGTATAATGAGCGCGATGCCAAAAAATACGCCGAATACACGGATTACTGGCAACGGCTAATTGGTGCAATGATTCCGATGTTCAATGCACCGCCAAAATCTATCATTGACATCGCTGGCAACTACGACCTAAAAAAAATTAAAGATTTATTCTCAGTGCTAGGTGGCCCGAATAAGACCCTGGATCTAATTCGGAATATGATCACTAGCCCAGAAGATATTCTCAATGAGTGGTTTGATTCGGAATTTCTCAAAGCCCCCCTTGCTAGACTAGCCGCAGAACTTGGCGCACCGCCTTCCCAAAAAACAATTTCTGTGGGAGCGATTATGATGGCAATGCGCCACGATCCTGGTATGGCACGGCCCAAAGGTGGTAGCGGCGCACTTGTGGATGCTTTGCTAAAGTTAGTGCATAGTAAGGGCGGGGTGGTGCTGACTGACCAGACCGTTGAGCGCGTTTTAGTGGATGATGGTCGTGCGGTGGGCGTTAGGGTGGCAGGTGGCACCGAATACCGAGCAAAACGTGGGGTAATCTCCAATATTGACGCTAGACGCTTGTTCCTGCGCTTAATGGACGAGGCAGATGTTGATGATGCTGACCCAAATTTGCGCGATCGCTTGGAGCGTAAAATCGTCAACAACAACGAAACTATTCTCAAAATTGACTGCGCTTTATCTGAACCTCTGCGCTTTGAACACCACAACCACCAAGATGAATACCTCATCGGTTCTGTTCTCATCGCTGACTCAGTGCGCCAAGTGGAAATCGCCCACAGCCAAGCATCTATCGGCAATATTCCCGATTCTGACCCCTCAATGTATGTCGTTGTACCAACCGTGCGCGATCCGTCGATGGCACCAGAAGGCAAGCATACCTTATGGATTGAGTTTTTCGCCCCCTATCAGATTGCTGGTGCCGAGGGAACAGGTCACAATGGCACTGGCTGGACTGACGATCTGAAAAACAAGGTCGCCGACCGGGTGCTGGACAAGCTGGCAGAGTATTCCCCAAATCTCAAGCACTCAATCATCGCCCGTGCTGTGGAAAGTCCGGCAGAACTGGGAGAGAGACTGGGCGCTTATAAAGGGAACTACTACCACATCGACATGACCCTCGACCAGATGATCTTCTTCCGTCCCTTACCGGAATTAGCTAACTACAAAACTCCCATAGAAGGGCTATTCTTGAGCGGTGCTGGAACCCATCCAGGCGGTTCCGTTTCCGGGATGCCTGGACGCAACTGCGCTCGTGTTTTCCTGCACACGCAGCAGCCATTTACCCAAACTCTGAAGGATGCGGGGAATTCTATCAGATCAACTGTCGAGTCTGTCTTTAAAATCTCCTCTGACACCTAG
- a CDS encoding GAF domain-containing protein: MESDRNNLEKQVEQQTAELQKANEQLKQEIAKRQRAQKALSQRAEGEWVIRVITERIRGSLNLEEVLNTTVAEIRQFLESDRSVIYQIKGNEQAVVVAESVDAAWPSILGVNIASTSFQERIAVYREGKVRAIDDIQQEAFPIAINEYVQQQQVKAALVAPILHGNKFWGVLATHQCSAQRHWEPFEIDLLKQLATQVSIAIQQSELYQQVQQLNANLEFQVRERTAQLQQSLDFEAMLKRITDDVRDSLDENQILQIVVWELAVGLNIEGCDTALYDSDRATSTIRYEYTLGMPTAQGHLVQMAEFREGYNQLLHGLYFQFCPLGPDIRGTFARLICPIFDDQGVLGDLCLFKPPQEAFNEKEIRLVQQVANQCAIAIRQARLYQAARSQIEALQNLNRLKDDFLNTVSHELRTPVANMKMAIQMLSIALNRDSPFLAELSKPKAEQSKVARYFQILQNECNREIRLIDDLLDLQRLYTEAQPLLLTSIQLQEWLPPIVEPFQERSENRQQTLLLNIPPNLPRFTCDPTTLARILTELLENACKYTPPLETITLTVQTVETAHSNLMQLSVINSGVEIPQSELNRIFEKFYRIPSSDPWKQGGTGLGLALVKKLVAHLGGTLRVESKNRQTTFTIELPINDLN; encoded by the coding sequence ATGGAGAGCGATCGCAATAATTTGGAAAAGCAAGTTGAACAACAAACCGCCGAGCTTCAGAAAGCCAATGAACAACTAAAACAGGAGATCGCCAAGCGTCAACGCGCCCAAAAAGCCCTCTCGCAAAGGGCTGAAGGAGAATGGGTAATCCGAGTCATTACCGAGCGCATCCGCGGGTCATTAAACTTGGAGGAAGTTCTTAATACTACGGTGGCAGAAATCCGACAATTTCTGGAGAGCGATCGCTCTGTCATATACCAAATTAAGGGAAATGAACAAGCCGTAGTGGTGGCTGAATCAGTTGATGCGGCTTGGCCCTCTATTTTAGGCGTTAACATTGCCTCAACCTCGTTTCAAGAACGGATAGCAGTCTATCGCGAGGGAAAGGTAAGAGCGATCGATGATATACAACAAGAAGCCTTTCCTATAGCTATTAACGAGTATGTGCAGCAACAGCAAGTCAAAGCCGCCTTGGTAGCTCCCATCCTGCACGGTAATAAGTTTTGGGGGGTACTTGCAACTCATCAATGTTCCGCACAACGTCACTGGGAACCGTTTGAGATCGATCTGCTCAAGCAATTGGCAACACAAGTGTCAATTGCCATTCAGCAATCAGAGCTTTATCAGCAAGTGCAGCAACTCAACGCTAACCTGGAGTTCCAAGTACGCGAACGCACCGCCCAACTGCAACAATCCCTCGACTTTGAAGCGATGCTTAAACGCATCACTGACGATGTACGCGATAGCCTCGACGAAAACCAAATTTTGCAAATAGTCGTTTGGGAATTAGCCGTCGGGTTGAACATAGAAGGCTGCGATACCGCTTTGTATGATAGCGATCGCGCTACCTCTACCATTCGCTATGAGTATACTCTGGGAATGCCCACCGCTCAGGGGCATTTGGTGCAAATGGCAGAGTTTCGCGAAGGTTATAATCAGCTTCTGCACGGTCTGTATTTCCAATTTTGTCCACTCGGCCCCGATATTCGCGGTACCTTCGCTAGACTTATTTGCCCGATTTTCGATGACCAAGGTGTGCTAGGTGATTTATGCTTATTCAAGCCGCCCCAAGAAGCCTTTAACGAAAAAGAAATCCGACTGGTGCAGCAAGTGGCGAATCAGTGCGCGATCGCTATTCGCCAAGCGAGATTGTATCAAGCAGCGCGATCGCAAATCGAGGCTCTACAAAATCTCAATCGCCTCAAAGATGACTTTCTCAACACCGTTTCTCACGAATTACGCACCCCCGTCGCCAACATGAAAATGGCGATTCAAATGCTTTCCATCGCCCTTAATCGAGACTCGCCATTTTTAGCGGAACTCAGCAAACCAAAAGCAGAACAAAGCAAAGTGGCTCGCTACTTTCAGATATTGCAAAACGAATGCAATCGCGAAATTCGCCTCATTGATGACCTTTTGGACTTGCAGCGACTGTATACAGAAGCTCAACCTTTATTACTAACATCAATTCAGCTACAGGAATGGCTACCGCCAATTGTAGAACCATTTCAAGAACGATCCGAAAACCGCCAGCAAACCTTGCTTCTTAACATCCCCCCCAATTTGCCCCGATTCACCTGCGATCCCACTACTCTAGCCAGAATATTGACCGAATTGCTAGAAAATGCCTGCAAATACACCCCCCCATTAGAAACAATTACACTCACAGTCCAAACTGTTGAAACAGCCCACTCAAATCTCATGCAGTTGAGCGTAATCAATTCTGGAGTTGAGATTCCACAAAGCGAACTAAATCGGATTTTTGAGAAATTCTATCGCATTCCTAGTTCCGATCCCTGGAAGCAAGGCGGAACTGGATTAGGACTAGCTCTAGTAAAAAAATTAGTAGCACATTTGGGAGGTACCCTGCGAGTAGAAAGTAAAAATCGTCAAACCACATTTACCATAGAGTTGCCCATTAATGATCTTAATTAA